In the genome of Marinifilum sp. JC120, the window CTGTATCGTTGCTTATTATGCAGATACCAAAATGCATTATCCGAAATTAAAAGAAGCCGAAGAACTGGCCAAGAAAGATCGGATCGGCATCTGGGTTAATGGCGGCTTGAAGATGACCCCGGCGGAATTTCGAAAATGGAAGCGGGGGCGGAAAGTTTCCGCCCGTAAATAGAATTGAGCTTAAATTGTAAGGGCAGGGCCATTACAAAAGCTTATGCATATTCTTCAAAGCCTCTCGTTTGCTAAGCCCGGAAAGACGTTCCGCATTTGCTTCAATATAATCTTTCACGATCTGCGGATGAGTCCATGCATAATCTCGTAATGACCAACCGATGGCTTTGCGTAGAAAGAATTCCTTGGAATCAATATTCGGCTCAATGCATTGCTTCAGGAAATCAAAATCTAAATTTTCTTTAAAACGAAGCTGGCAAAGAATAGATGAACGCCGTTTCCACATGTGCTCATCTGTGGACCATTCAAGCATTAAAGATTTCATGCGCTCCGGTTCAGCACGCAGAATATTTCCAAGCGGACTGGTCAAGTTGTCACAATAATCCCACCATGCTCCGGTGGTGATCATTTCTTCCACCATGGGCAACGCTTCCCAAGTATGAAATTTAAGGCAAGGTTTCCAGTCGATCAACTCCAGAGCGGCGTATCGTTCTTCGCGATATTCAGCCCCACGCCAAAGCTCAAGCACTGCTTTCTGCCACTTACCAAAATCCCACGGTTCAAATTCTTTGAAAATCTGAATACAAGGTTTCCGGCGCAGGGGTGCGGGGATGCCGTAGAAATCCATTTCGGATTTCATATATTTCTTCATGCCCGGTGCGCGTTCAGGATCAGCTAGGTCTTGCAGGGTTTTGCGGATGGTGGGGAGGAGGATTTTCATCTACCCATCTCCCTTCAAAAACTTAATATATTTCCGGTCAGTATTATTAATATGGTTGATGATCCAATCCTGATTAGCCTCGGCGCGGAGCATGCGGTATTCAATGGCAATTATGAGTTGAATATTATGGCGTATGTTAGATGACATCTTGCAGCTTATTTTCCAATATGTTTATATGCGAAGTGTTTGTTTTAAATTAAAATATGGCATGTTTCCTTATTAATCAACCAATTGGTAATCGATAGGTCCTGCGGATTTTCATAGACATCATAGATAACAGACAATACAATCCAAATTACCTGTAAATAAAGAGAATTT includes:
- a CDS encoding DNA alkylation repair protein, whose translation is MKILLPTIRKTLQDLADPERAPGMKKYMKSEMDFYGIPAPLRRKPCIQIFKEFEPWDFGKWQKAVLELWRGAEYREERYAALELIDWKPCLKFHTWEALPMVEEMITTGAWWDYCDNLTSPLGNILRAEPERMKSLMLEWSTDEHMWKRRSSILCQLRFKENLDFDFLKQCIEPNIDSKEFFLRKAIGWSLRDYAWTHPQIVKDYIEANAERLSGLSKREALKNMHKLL